The Salegentibacter mishustinae genome includes a window with the following:
- a CDS encoding ATP-binding protein produces the protein MSSESYEQTKTDSSFTYFEKGKNSKEIRGKISNFNKALQSIADKNDTLYPLLLDYKIYYHQRLKEYDSALIFADSLERLATFKKDTEWLALALYRKAVINRDLDDQEKVFLYAFEARKSYLQLGDGAKAARRSLEMAIAQSRMQDYTGSQESATEALRHLNKEKDLQYLSSAHNIIAIAYRNQGFYKDALKEYENALRYASNLDDSLTYKNNIGLVYRDLENYEKAISIFKESYSKVSENDYSSKARYLNNLEFTKWLENNDKDVSPGLLKALEWRKSSNDNTGIVSSYENLAKYYEKTNKNLALEYSEKWLNAAKENNNLQAQIDALKQLLVITPGDKDYISDYIQLSDSLKKINLQAKNTFAKIKFDEERKQQQISGLEASAAVQALENQKIRTRNYILIFIAILAITLAIFIVYYLREKHRKEKIRETHKTETRISKKIHDELANDVYNVMSSLEAIAPTATMDRIEHIYNRTRNISRENNEINTGEGYLDQLVSSLSSNCPRDARLILSGEKTIAWNDLNTEKKLVIYRALQEIMVNMNKHSKASLVAIIFSSEKNLLKIQYSDNGIGVKNESLKSGNGVQNMENRIFSINGKLKFDTEQESGLKILIQIPL, from the coding sequence ATGTCTTCTGAGTCTTATGAACAAACCAAGACAGATTCTTCATTTACCTATTTTGAAAAGGGAAAAAATTCCAAAGAAATCAGGGGAAAAATCTCTAATTTCAATAAGGCACTTCAAAGCATCGCGGATAAAAACGACACCCTTTACCCTCTCCTCTTAGACTATAAAATATATTATCATCAGCGTTTAAAGGAATATGATAGCGCGCTTATTTTTGCAGATAGTCTTGAGCGATTGGCTACTTTCAAAAAAGATACAGAGTGGCTCGCTCTTGCGCTTTACCGAAAAGCAGTTATTAACCGTGATTTAGATGATCAGGAAAAAGTTTTTCTATATGCTTTTGAGGCACGTAAAAGCTATCTTCAATTAGGGGATGGTGCAAAAGCAGCACGTAGAAGCCTGGAAATGGCAATAGCTCAAAGTAGGATGCAGGATTATACTGGAAGCCAGGAATCAGCTACTGAAGCTTTACGCCATCTTAATAAAGAAAAAGATCTTCAGTATCTAAGCAGTGCGCATAACATTATAGCGATTGCATATCGAAATCAGGGCTTTTATAAAGATGCCCTTAAGGAATATGAAAATGCCCTTCGTTACGCCTCTAATTTAGATGATAGTTTAACCTATAAAAACAACATTGGATTAGTATATCGGGACTTAGAAAATTACGAGAAAGCAATTTCAATTTTTAAGGAAAGCTATTCCAAGGTTTCTGAGAATGACTACAGTTCTAAAGCAAGATATTTAAACAATCTGGAATTTACGAAATGGTTAGAAAATAATGATAAGGATGTTTCTCCAGGATTGCTAAAAGCTCTGGAATGGAGAAAATCTTCAAATGATAATACTGGAATTGTATCAAGTTATGAGAATTTAGCGAAGTATTACGAAAAGACTAATAAAAATTTAGCTCTTGAATATTCTGAAAAATGGTTGAATGCCGCTAAGGAAAATAACAATCTCCAGGCTCAAATAGATGCATTAAAACAACTTCTCGTAATTACTCCTGGCGACAAGGATTATATTTCAGACTATATTCAGCTTAGCGATAGTTTAAAGAAGATAAACTTACAGGCCAAAAATACCTTTGCCAAAATAAAATTTGATGAGGAACGAAAACAACAGCAGATTTCCGGCTTAGAGGCTTCGGCGGCTGTACAGGCCTTAGAAAACCAGAAGATTAGAACTCGGAATTACATCTTGATATTTATCGCAATACTTGCAATTACATTAGCAATTTTCATCGTTTATTATCTAAGAGAAAAACATAGAAAAGAGAAGATTCGCGAGACCCATAAAACAGAAACCAGGATCTCTAAGAAGATCCACGATGAGCTGGCCAATGATGTTTATAATGTGATGAGTAGCCTGGAAGCAATTGCGCCTACAGCAACGATGGACAGAATTGAACATATTTATAACCGCACCCGAAATATTTCCAGGGAAAACAATGAAATTAATACCGGGGAGGGATATCTCGATCAGCTAGTGTCATCGCTATCTTCTAATTGTCCCAGAGATGCCAGACTTATTTTAAGCGGGGAAAAAACCATTGCCTGGAATGATTTGAATACCGAAAAGAAACTCGTTATTTACAGGGCTTTGCAGGAAATCATGGTCAATATGAATAAACACAGCAAAGCAAGTTTGGTGGCAATTATATTTTCTTCTGAAAAGAATCTATTAAAAATTCAATATTCCGATAACGGGATTGGTGTTAAAAATGAAAGCCTTAAATCAGGAAATGGCGTTCAAAATATGGAAAACCGTATTTTTTCTATAAATGGAAAACTTAAATTTGATACCGAACAAGAAAGTGGTTTAAAAATACTCATCCAAATTCCATTATAG
- a CDS encoding response regulator: protein MFKKVLVAEDMDSINHAVASILNELNIPEITHAQYCDKAWLLAKKASQDDEPFDLLVCDLSFKEDHWDEKIKSGKELIALLKSEYPDLKVLVNSIEDHPQTVRELWESGNIDGYVCKDRRGLKELKIAIEKLWEGQTYNSPAIEKALNQNNLLVLNDFEINIVKFLSNGLTQDQMQEELKTLNIKPSSKSAIEKRLKDLREEFNANTNPHLVSIMKDLQLI, encoded by the coding sequence ATGTTTAAAAAGGTATTAGTTGCAGAAGATATGGACAGCATTAACCACGCTGTAGCATCTATTTTAAATGAATTGAATATTCCGGAAATAACTCACGCGCAATACTGTGACAAGGCATGGCTTTTGGCAAAAAAAGCCTCACAAGATGACGAACCTTTCGATTTACTTGTTTGCGATCTCTCATTTAAAGAAGATCATTGGGATGAAAAGATCAAATCAGGTAAAGAATTGATCGCTCTTTTAAAATCTGAATATCCCGATCTTAAAGTTCTTGTGAATTCTATAGAAGATCATCCCCAAACGGTAAGAGAATTATGGGAATCTGGTAATATAGACGGCTATGTTTGTAAAGATCGCAGAGGATTAAAAGAACTAAAAATAGCGATCGAAAAACTATGGGAAGGGCAAACTTATAACTCCCCAGCAATAGAGAAGGCTTTAAACCAAAATAATTTATTAGTTCTAAACGATTTTGAGATCAATATTGTAAAATTTCTTTCCAACGGACTTACCCAGGATCAAATGCAAGAGGAATTAAAAACTCTGAATATAAAGCCCAGCAGTAAAAGTGCGATTGAAAAAAGACTAAAAGATTTGAGAGAAGAGTTTAACGCCAACACGAATCCTCATTTGGTATCCATAATGAAAGATCTTCAACTGATTTAA
- a CDS encoding GreA/GreB family elongation factor: MKYDVIIIEEVEYELLKRIVSMAQYYKDNSYRASIEKLKNELDLAKIVSEKNMPEDVVRFNSKVEIATPFGVNRTYQIVTPDHSNIKENKISILAPMGLALFGYAQGDEVEWEFPTGKNLINIIKVEQMKREVKMQK, translated from the coding sequence ATGAAATATGATGTCATTATAATTGAAGAGGTAGAATATGAGCTTTTAAAGCGTATAGTTTCCATGGCGCAATATTATAAAGATAATAGTTATCGTGCCTCCATAGAAAAACTAAAGAACGAGCTTGATTTAGCTAAAATTGTGAGTGAAAAAAATATGCCTGAAGATGTGGTGAGATTCAACTCTAAAGTTGAAATCGCTACTCCCTTTGGTGTAAATAGAACATACCAGATTGTCACTCCAGATCATAGCAATATCAAAGAAAATAAGATTTCTATACTTGCTCCTATGGGCCTGGCTTTATTTGGTTATGCGCAGGGAGATGAGGTAGAATGGGAATTTCCTACGGGCAAAAACCTTATCAATATTATAAAAGTGGAGCAAATGAAGAGGGAAGTAAAAATGCAAAAATAA
- a CDS encoding Glu/Leu/Phe/Val family dehydrogenase, with amino-acid sequence MIATKSMPKQSMYDTVIKQFNKTAEIIDLNPNIKKILEITNNEIVVHFPVKMDNGKVEIFTGYRVQHNNALGPYKGGLRYHPTVDVDAAKALAMWMTWKTSLAGLPYGGAKGGIQIDPRNYSDAELERITRRFTYALGENIGPEHDIPAPDVNTNAQTMAWIADTYMSTISTSERSQNQHVVTGKPVGSGGLEGRDRATGFGVYLTTKELVKSRGESLKDKTFIVQGFGNVGYWASKFLIEDGAKMIAVQDAHATLFNEEGISVEKLFEHSSPRKGSIQGFTEANEMDPAEFFGLECDILIPAALGNQITGDNAYTIKATIVAEGANGPTNEEGEAILLEKGITVIPDILCNSGGVIGSYFEWLQNRNGELWELDEVMQKLEKKLLQVFKKVEKEVEERNTDWRTAAYILAISRIETAYNQRGIFP; translated from the coding sequence ATGATAGCGACAAAGTCAATGCCCAAACAAAGTATGTATGATACGGTTATTAAACAGTTTAATAAAACGGCCGAAATCATTGATCTAAACCCGAATATTAAGAAAATACTTGAAATTACCAATAACGAGATAGTGGTACATTTTCCGGTGAAAATGGATAATGGGAAAGTAGAGATTTTTACCGGTTACCGGGTGCAACATAATAATGCCCTGGGACCATATAAAGGCGGTTTACGTTACCACCCAACGGTAGATGTAGATGCTGCCAAAGCCCTTGCCATGTGGATGACCTGGAAAACCTCTTTGGCCGGTTTGCCTTATGGCGGCGCAAAAGGAGGAATCCAGATAGATCCCCGAAATTATTCTGATGCAGAACTGGAACGAATTACCCGTAGATTCACCTATGCCTTAGGCGAAAATATAGGTCCGGAACACGATATTCCTGCACCAGATGTAAATACCAATGCGCAAACCATGGCCTGGATTGCAGATACTTATATGTCTACAATTTCTACTTCAGAACGTTCGCAAAATCAGCACGTAGTAACCGGAAAACCTGTGGGTTCAGGTGGTTTGGAAGGCCGCGACCGCGCTACCGGTTTTGGAGTGTATTTAACCACCAAGGAACTTGTGAAATCTCGGGGAGAATCTTTAAAAGACAAAACATTTATAGTACAGGGATTTGGAAATGTAGGCTATTGGGCTTCAAAGTTCTTGATAGAAGATGGTGCCAAAATGATTGCGGTACAGGATGCGCACGCCACCTTATTTAATGAAGAAGGAATTTCAGTAGAAAAATTATTTGAACATTCGAGTCCACGAAAAGGTTCTATCCAGGGCTTTACTGAAGCAAACGAGATGGATCCTGCAGAATTCTTCGGTTTGGAATGCGATATTTTAATTCCTGCCGCTCTTGGTAACCAGATTACAGGCGATAATGCTTATACAATAAAGGCCACTATAGTTGCTGAAGGAGCTAACGGTCCTACAAACGAAGAAGGTGAAGCGATTCTTTTAGAAAAGGGAATCACCGTGATCCCTGATATTTTATGTAATTCAGGAGGAGTAATAGGTAGTTATTTTGAATGGCTGCAAAATAGAAATGGTGAATTATGGGAGCTTGATGAAGTGATGCAGAAATTAGAGAAAAAATTACTTCAGGTATTTAAAAAAGTTGAAAAAGAAGTTGAAGAACGAAACACCGACTGGAGAACAGCGGCTTATATTCTGGCTATTTCCAGGATAGAGACTGCTTATAACCAGCGCGGTATTTTTCCTTAA
- a CDS encoding sigma-54-dependent transcriptional regulator produces the protein MSIRKENLLIVDDDYDMLEVLDRHLKQENYHTYKAGSVMEAIDILKHSSIDLLITDLQMPEMNGMELVKYVDDHYPEIPKLVITGYPSIDNALTAIKSGALDYLPKPFTKTELLTSVKKSLVNRTSAKKNSSTNEIRSNYGGMVGSSAKFEELVDIIERVKNNRATILIRGESGTGKELVARAIHYKGSFAQNPFIAVNCGAIPENLLESELFGSTKGAYTGASETREGYFQAANGGTIFLDEIGTASLAVQVRLLRVLQEKEVRKLGARNSEKIQVRVIAATNSDLREMVEKGTFREDLYYRLNVVDILTPPLRERKEDILALAKTFLDKYQRDYGKSGLKLSDKTVEILKRYNWPGNIRELENVIQRAIIMSENEILPQDLPPSIKYQVPAVDEELVALKEVEKKHILKVLAAVDQNKSKAAEILQIDRKTLREKIK, from the coding sequence ATGTCTATACGCAAAGAAAACTTACTAATCGTAGATGATGATTACGATATGCTGGAAGTACTGGATCGTCACCTAAAACAGGAGAATTACCATACTTACAAGGCAGGGTCGGTGATGGAAGCTATAGATATTTTAAAGCACAGCAGTATAGATTTATTAATTACCGATCTACAAATGCCGGAAATGAACGGGATGGAATTAGTGAAATACGTAGACGATCATTATCCTGAAATTCCAAAACTTGTAATTACCGGTTATCCTTCTATAGATAATGCACTTACAGCAATAAAATCTGGCGCGTTGGATTATTTGCCAAAACCTTTTACAAAAACCGAGTTACTTACTTCAGTTAAAAAATCTTTAGTTAACCGAACATCAGCGAAAAAAAACTCCTCTACAAACGAAATTAGATCCAATTACGGCGGGATGGTTGGCTCTTCAGCAAAATTTGAAGAATTGGTAGATATTATAGAGAGAGTGAAAAATAATCGGGCTACAATTTTAATAAGAGGGGAGAGCGGTACCGGGAAAGAACTGGTGGCGCGGGCAATTCACTATAAAGGATCTTTTGCCCAAAATCCTTTTATCGCGGTGAATTGTGGTGCTATTCCAGAGAATTTACTGGAATCAGAATTATTTGGCTCCACCAAAGGAGCTTATACCGGTGCTTCAGAAACCCGTGAAGGTTACTTTCAGGCGGCAAATGGCGGTACTATTTTTTTAGATGAAATTGGTACGGCTTCACTGGCGGTTCAGGTTAGATTATTACGTGTACTTCAGGAAAAAGAAGTTCGAAAACTGGGTGCCAGAAATTCAGAAAAAATCCAGGTTCGGGTAATTGCCGCAACTAACAGTGATTTACGCGAAATGGTGGAAAAAGGAACTTTTAGGGAAGATCTTTATTATCGTTTAAATGTGGTAGATATTTTAACACCGCCTTTGCGGGAACGAAAAGAGGATATTTTAGCACTTGCCAAAACTTTTCTGGATAAATACCAGCGAGATTACGGAAAGAGTGGTTTAAAGTTATCTGATAAAACTGTTGAAATTTTAAAACGTTATAATTGGCCGGGGAATATTCGGGAATTAGAGAACGTAATTCAACGGGCCATAATTATGAGTGAAAACGAAATTCTTCCGCAAGATTTACCTCCTTCAATAAAATACCAGGTTCCCGCTGTAGACGAAGAATTAGTTGCTTTAAAGGAAGTCGAAAAAAAGCATATTCTAAAAGTTCTTGCCGCGGTAGATCAAAATAAATCTAAAGCTGCAGAAATCCTTCAAATAGACCGTAAAACCTTACGCGAAAAGATTAAATAA
- a CDS encoding sensor histidine kinase: MDAQSISIEEKLQERIKELSCLYQVSSALREFDGSYEATLKSILQILKNAWRFPELATVEIQCESYHLSSNPIPKKAYSQKSIIKISENEVGFIKVHYPASDLSKAHFLVEEQRLLDKIAYEIALFFERQNIKIQEEHLKLIAARNDRLAILGEITAGIAHELNTPLGNILGFAEFIEEKTSEKQTKRDAQKIINSAIYSREVVKKLMFFSCDMPQDIKKIEVEPVITQALSLLKPNFKKAKIRFKFNIQDPALKAQVDPIQLTQVFFNLVINAIYYSPENSQILISVYSDQMHYTIEIADEGKGIDPEVKDKIFEPFYTTKPLGEGSGLGLSVVHGIIKSHKGEISIAPNSPKGSIFKIKLPLNF, from the coding sequence ATGGATGCCCAAAGTATTTCGATAGAAGAAAAGTTGCAAGAGCGAATTAAAGAACTCTCCTGTCTTTACCAGGTTTCGTCTGCCTTAAGAGAATTTGATGGTTCTTATGAAGCTACTTTGAAATCTATTCTGCAAATTCTTAAAAATGCCTGGCGTTTTCCAGAGTTGGCTACTGTAGAGATACAATGTGAATCTTATCATTTAAGCTCCAACCCAATTCCAAAAAAAGCTTATTCCCAGAAAAGTATAATTAAAATTTCTGAAAATGAAGTAGGCTTTATTAAAGTGCATTACCCGGCTTCAGATTTATCTAAAGCGCATTTTCTGGTAGAAGAACAAAGACTTTTGGATAAGATAGCCTATGAGATCGCCCTTTTTTTTGAACGTCAAAATATTAAAATTCAGGAAGAACATCTCAAACTAATAGCCGCAAGAAATGACCGTTTAGCTATATTAGGAGAAATAACCGCGGGAATAGCTCACGAGCTAAATACTCCGCTTGGTAACATCCTGGGGTTCGCCGAATTTATTGAAGAAAAAACTTCTGAAAAACAAACAAAGCGGGATGCACAAAAGATTATTAATTCAGCGATTTATTCCAGGGAGGTAGTAAAAAAACTGATGTTTTTCTCCTGTGATATGCCGCAAGACATTAAAAAAATTGAAGTGGAACCGGTAATTACCCAGGCACTTTCGCTTTTAAAGCCTAATTTTAAGAAAGCGAAAATTCGGTTTAAATTTAATATTCAGGATCCTGCTTTAAAGGCACAGGTGGACCCCATACAACTAACCCAGGTCTTTTTTAACTTGGTAATTAATGCGATTTATTATTCACCCGAAAATTCGCAAATTCTTATTTCGGTTTATAGCGACCAAATGCATTATACTATTGAAATTGCCGATGAAGGAAAAGGAATTGATCCTGAAGTAAAAGATAAAATTTTTGAACCTTTTTATACTACTAAGCCGCTGGGAGAGGGCTCCGGGCTTGGTTTAAGTGTGGTCCACGGCATTATTAAAAGTCATAAAGGAGAAATTAGTATTGCCCCAAACAGCCCAAAAGGGAGTATCTTTAAAATTAAATTACCATTAAACTTCTAA
- a CDS encoding sensor histidine kinase — MVSILAMFFKILPVVIVAELSALTWNFLFIQPQLTFKINTPEDALLFLMYFVIAVMNAVFTTKIRKAEAQARKRKEKEKTIHLYNTLVNSLSHELKTPIAAIIGSVDTLKENTQKLSAENTMDLYNEIEIAGNRLNGQVKNLLNMSRLESGAISLQLNWYDINEIIYNLIDHNQIGDNKHRIIYHSKDLPLFQFDGTLIEQILHNIIHNAIQYTPEGSTIKIDATATDLACIIKISDNGNGFPEEYIERVFEKFYRLPKSVTGGTGLGLSIAQGFAQAHNGKIELRNKVEGGAEFTITIPAKMTDPKHYQNE; from the coding sequence ATGGTTTCTATTTTAGCCATGTTTTTTAAGATTCTTCCAGTGGTGATCGTGGCAGAGTTGAGTGCCTTAACCTGGAATTTTTTATTTATTCAACCTCAATTAACCTTTAAAATAAACACCCCTGAAGATGCACTTCTGTTTTTAATGTATTTTGTGATCGCTGTCATGAATGCGGTATTTACAACCAAAATAAGAAAGGCAGAAGCCCAGGCCAGGAAAAGAAAGGAAAAAGAAAAAACTATCCATTTATATAATACGCTGGTTAATTCGCTCTCGCACGAATTAAAAACACCCATTGCTGCCATAATTGGATCTGTAGACACGCTGAAGGAAAATACGCAAAAGCTTTCTGCAGAAAACACCATGGATCTCTACAATGAAATTGAAATTGCCGGAAATAGACTAAATGGGCAGGTAAAAAACCTCCTCAATATGAGTCGTTTAGAAAGTGGAGCTATTAGCTTACAACTTAATTGGTATGATATAAATGAGATTATTTATAATTTGATTGACCATAACCAAATAGGCGACAATAAGCATAGAATAATCTATCATTCTAAAGACCTGCCCCTTTTTCAATTTGATGGAACTTTAATTGAACAGATATTACATAATATTATTCATAATGCTATTCAATATACTCCTGAAGGATCCACGATTAAAATTGATGCCACAGCAACAGATCTAGCTTGTATTATTAAAATTTCAGATAATGGGAACGGATTTCCAGAGGAATATATAGAACGGGTTTTTGAAAAATTTTATCGATTACCAAAATCGGTTACCGGAGGAACTGGCCTTGGCCTTTCTATAGCCCAGGGATTTGCCCAGGCTCATAATGGCAAAATTGAATTACGAAATAAAGTAGAAGGTGGTGCAGAATTCACTATTACCATTCCTGCAAAAATGACCGACCCAAAACATTATCAAAATGAATAA
- a CDS encoding response regulator: MNNAEILIIDDEPQIRKLLKITLESNDYKVVLAETGKEGVHLVANHTPDLVILDLGLPDKSGHLVLKDLREWYDKSIIILSVQDDEADIIKALDNGASDYLTKPFRTGELLARIRASLRISLNTDSQPNLVTGDLEIDLSSRIVKRDEHIIKLTATEYNLIALLAKNQGRVLTHQFLLKEVWGLGSQNETQYLRVFVAQLRKKLEKNPNNPKHLITESGVGYRFV; this comes from the coding sequence ATGAATAATGCAGAAATTCTTATTATAGATGATGAGCCACAAATTAGAAAATTGCTCAAAATTACCCTGGAAAGCAACGATTATAAAGTGGTTTTAGCCGAAACAGGTAAAGAAGGTGTTCATCTTGTAGCAAATCATACTCCCGATCTTGTTATTTTAGACCTGGGTCTCCCCGACAAAAGCGGCCATTTAGTTTTAAAAGATCTTAGAGAATGGTATGATAAGTCTATCATCATACTTTCTGTACAGGACGACGAGGCAGATATCATTAAAGCTCTTGATAATGGAGCATCAGATTATCTTACCAAACCATTTAGAACCGGTGAGCTTTTAGCCAGGATTAGAGCTTCCCTGAGAATTAGTTTGAATACCGATTCCCAGCCAAATTTGGTTACAGGCGATTTGGAAATAGATCTAAGCTCAAGAATAGTAAAGAGAGATGAGCATATTATAAAATTAACTGCTACCGAATATAATTTAATCGCCCTTTTAGCAAAAAACCAGGGTAGAGTATTAACCCATCAATTTTTATTAAAAGAAGTTTGGGGCCTGGGTTCTCAAAACGAAACCCAATATCTCAGGGTTTTTGTTGCACAACTTCGAAAAAAACTTGAAAAGAATCCTAATAACCCTAAACACTTAATTACAGAAAGTGGTGTAGGTTATCGTTTTGTCTAA
- a CDS encoding TrkH family potassium uptake protein — MGWIYLVLCLFFIREVSSFKVNFKKEYLNPAQLFVGSFLLIIFLGTLLLLLPKATHSGIGLIDALFTSTSAVCVTGLIVVDTGSYFTTFGQTVIMILIQLGGLGIMTFASYFSYFFRGNTSYANQLMLKDISNSEKIGEVFVVLKKILLLTFSIEAVGAFFIYLNLDKALINSVSERIFFSVFHSISGFCNAGFSTLENSLYEPGFQFNYPLHLIIACLFILGGIGFPILLNLYKYLRYYFIQKLKKFKDPKQVTYIPWVLNLNSRIVLFTTIILLVVGTGFFYMFEYNNTLSGHSEFGKIVTAFFGAATPRTAGFNSIDTSALNFSTLMLIFLLMWIGASPASTGGGIKTSTFALATLNFFSLAKGKDRIEVYKREVSNISIRRAFAIISLSLLVIGISLSLISFFEPAQAIIPITFEAFSAYSTVGLSMGITAGLSSSSKLVIIATMFIGRVSMLTLLIAILRNIKHLNYRYPSEEILIN, encoded by the coding sequence ATGGGGTGGATTTACTTAGTACTCTGCCTCTTTTTTATCCGAGAAGTTTCTTCTTTTAAAGTAAACTTTAAGAAAGAATATTTGAATCCGGCTCAATTGTTTGTTGGCAGTTTTCTTTTAATAATTTTTTTGGGCACCTTATTACTGCTACTTCCCAAAGCAACACACTCAGGGATAGGTTTAATAGATGCTCTCTTTACTTCTACCAGCGCTGTTTGTGTTACAGGATTGATTGTAGTTGATACCGGAAGTTACTTTACCACATTCGGGCAAACAGTGATTATGATCTTAATTCAGTTAGGCGGTCTCGGAATTATGACCTTTGCCAGTTATTTTAGCTACTTTTTTAGGGGTAATACTTCTTATGCCAATCAGCTTATGTTAAAGGATATCAGCAATTCAGAGAAAATAGGTGAAGTTTTTGTAGTCTTAAAAAAAATATTGCTTTTAACCTTTAGTATTGAAGCAGTAGGAGCCTTTTTTATTTACCTCAATTTAGATAAAGCTTTAATAAACTCAGTATCTGAGCGTATTTTCTTTTCTGTTTTTCATAGTATTTCGGGTTTCTGTAATGCAGGCTTCTCTACCCTGGAAAATAGTTTATATGAACCTGGATTTCAATTTAACTATCCGCTACACCTAATTATTGCCTGTTTATTTATTTTGGGTGGTATTGGATTTCCTATTCTATTAAACCTTTATAAATATTTGAGGTATTATTTTATTCAAAAATTAAAGAAGTTTAAAGATCCTAAACAAGTTACTTATATCCCCTGGGTTTTAAATCTTAACTCGAGAATTGTTCTATTTACTACCATTATTCTTTTAGTGGTGGGCACGGGATTTTTCTATATGTTTGAATACAATAATACGCTAAGCGGGCATAGTGAATTTGGTAAAATTGTTACGGCATTTTTTGGGGCTGCAACTCCAAGAACAGCAGGTTTCAATTCTATTGACACCTCGGCTTTAAATTTTTCAACTTTAATGCTGATTTTTCTTTTAATGTGGATTGGTGCCTCTCCAGCTTCTACAGGAGGGGGAATAAAAACAAGTACATTTGCCCTGGCTACTCTAAATTTTTTCAGTCTTGCTAAAGGAAAAGATAGAATAGAGGTATATAAAAGAGAGGTATCTAATATCTCTATAAGAAGGGCTTTTGCTATTATTTCTCTATCTCTTTTAGTCATTGGAATTTCTTTATCGCTTATATCATTTTTTGAACCAGCTCAAGCGATTATACCTATTACTTTTGAAGCTTTTTCAGCATATAGTACGGTAGGTTTAAGTATGGGAATCACTGCCGGTTTAAGTTCAAGTTCTAAACTGGTAATAATCGCTACCATGTTTATAGGCCGGGTTAGCATGCTTACCTTACTTATAGCCATATTGCGCAATATTAAACACCTTAACTATCGTTACCCTTCAGAAGAGATATTAATCAACTAA
- a CDS encoding potassium channel family protein, which produces MKYIIIGLGNFGASLAEKLTSMGNEVIGVDSNLDKVEAIKEKITHAISLDATDINAVTNLPLEDTDIVIVGIGEDKGANIMTTALMKQLKVKRLISRAVAPLQETVLEAMGVEEIIHPEEETAERWAKKLNLEGVVDSFEVTGDYSIVESEIPKKFDGKTLEEIGLKEDYNVIVLTTIKYMKGRNEIGAAKQVSDVQGVATRNTKLHYGDIMVLYGNNRDIKKLLKEVRKNS; this is translated from the coding sequence ATGAAATATATTATTATAGGTTTAGGCAATTTTGGTGCTTCCCTGGCAGAGAAATTAACTTCCATGGGAAACGAGGTGATTGGCGTAGATAGTAACCTGGATAAAGTGGAAGCCATTAAAGAAAAAATTACCCACGCTATAAGTCTTGATGCTACCGATATTAATGCGGTAACTAACTTACCGCTGGAAGATACTGATATAGTAATTGTTGGTATTGGAGAGGATAAAGGTGCTAATATCATGACAACCGCATTAATGAAACAACTTAAAGTTAAGAGGTTGATTAGTCGGGCCGTGGCTCCTTTACAGGAAACAGTTTTAGAAGCAATGGGTGTGGAAGAAATAATTCATCCTGAAGAGGAAACTGCAGAACGCTGGGCTAAAAAGCTTAACCTGGAAGGCGTAGTTGACTCATTTGAAGTTACAGGAGATTACAGCATTGTAGAAAGTGAGATCCCCAAAAAATTTGATGGCAAAACATTAGAGGAAATTGGTTTAAAGGAAGATTATAATGTTATTGTGCTTACTACCATTAAATATATGAAAGGTAGAAATGAAATAGGAGCCGCTAAACAGGTATCTGATGTTCAGGGTGTAGCTACAAGGAACACTAAATTACATTATGGAGATATTATGGTTTTATACGGGAATAACCGGGATATAAAAAAGCTGTTAAAAGAGGTTAGGAAAAACTCTTAG